In Arachis stenosperma cultivar V10309 chromosome 1, arast.V10309.gnm1.PFL2, whole genome shotgun sequence, one DNA window encodes the following:
- the LOC130946200 gene encoding NDR1/HIN1-like protein 12: MPTAFKRKLDLHRRQGRTNPLIWLAAILCTIIAIAVVIAGIVVFIAYLVIHPRVPVISITNAHLDLLRNDYAGLLQTQLTVIVRAHNGNAKAHATFSDISFNISFQGQGIAVLVADSLEVPKNSTKDLNYVIQSSSIPLTPDQMEKVDDSWKKNEIAFDFKGNARTRWRIGPVGSVKFLCRLNCQLKFHPLNGSYIPNRCTSKSK, encoded by the coding sequence ATGCCTACGGCTTTCAAGAGAAAACTCGATCTCCATCGGCGGCAGGGCCGAACGAACCCCTTGATCTGGCTAGCAGCGATCCTATGCACCATCATAGCCATAGCAGTTGTGATTGCAGGGATAGTAGTTTTCATTGCATACTTGGTCATCCATCCAAGAGTACCTGTGATCAGCATCACCAATGCTCATTTAGACCTTCTGCGGAACGACTACGCCGGCCTCCTCCAGACACAGCTCACAGTCATTGTGAGGGCTCACAATGGCAATGCCAAGGCTCATGCTACTTTCTCTGACATAAGCTTCAACATCAGCTTCCAAGGCCAAGGCATAGCCGTCCTCGTTGCGGATTCTTTGGAGGTTCCTAAGAATAGTACTAAGGATCTTAACTATGTTATTCAGTCTTCTTCCATTCCTTTGACTCCTGATCAGATGGAGAAAGTAGATGATTCTTGGAAGAAGAATGAGATTGCCTTCGATTTCAAGGGAAATGCAAGGACTCGGTGGAGGATAGGGCCTGTAGGATCTGTTAAGTTCTTGTGCCGCTTGAACTGTCAACTCAAGTTCCATCCTTTGAATGGCAGCTACATTCCAAATAGGTGCACCTCAAAATCAAAATGa
- the LOC130962961 gene encoding pentatricopeptide repeat-containing protein At1g77360, mitochondrial-like, producing MEALASNPRRSTASNKQQQEAKIPKPQRPNQFPSHRDAVHVSPNARKLCELLTRTPPNDIETALTNCGIRPSHDEVHEVLGLSYSVPSSAVKFFRWAGQLQKHSGHAWNLMVDLLGKNGVFEYMWDAIRSMKQQKQLALPTFVSVFESYCTAGRFNEAFMSFDVMDRYGIQPDVVAVNSLLSAICREDNQTTVALEFFHKIKGKIPPDGDTFAILLEGWEKEGNAAKAKSTFGEMVVRIGWDRKNMAAYDAFLMTLVRALQVDEAVKFLKVMKDHDCFPGLKFFTNALDIIIKQNDAANAVILWDVMLESALVVPNLVMYNAVIGLLCNNNQIDHAFRLLDQMAFQGVFPDSLTYNIVFECLVRNKKVHVAERFFNEMVKNEYPPTSTNCTSAIAMFFDRDDPEAAQSIWTYMVENHIKPLSDAANEVLLGLCQLGRLSEVKRSAEDMLDWKIMIYESTMAKLKDAFYRDSRTARDRYDSLSRRWKAHGKL from the coding sequence ATGGAGGCATTGGCGTCAAACCCCCGAAGAAGCACTGCCTCCAACAAACAGCAACAAGAAGCGAAGATTCCGAAACCCCAACGACCGAACCAATTTCCATCACACCGGGACGCGGTGCACGTGTCCCCAAATGCGAGAAAACTGTGCGAGCTGCTGACGCGAACCCCTCCTAACGACATCGAAACTGCCCTAACTAACTGTGGGATCCGGCCTTCCCACGATGAGGTCCACGAGGTCCTCGGGCTGTCCTACAGCGTGCCGTCGTCGGCCGTGAAGTTCTTCCGGTGGGCCGGGCAGCTTCAAAAGCACTCGGGCCATGCCTGGAACTTGATGGTGGACCTGTTGGGGAAGAACGGGGTGTTTGAGTACATGTGGGACGCCATCAGGTCCATGAAGCAGCAAAAGCAGCTGGCATTGCCCACCTTTGTCTCCGTTTTCGAGAGCTACTGCACTGCTGGCAGGTTCAATGAAGCCTTTATGAGCTTCGATGTTATGGACAGGTACGGCATTCAGCCCGACGTTGTTGCCGTCAATTCCCTCCTCAGCGCCATCTGCCGCGAGGACAATCAGACAACCGTCGCATTGGAGTTCTTCCATAAGATCAAGGGCAAGATTCCGCCCGACGGGGATACTTTCGCCATTTTGCTGGAGGGCTGGGAGAAGGAAGGAAATGCCGCCAAGGCCAAGAGCACGTTCGGCGAGATGGTGGTTAGAATTGGTTGGGATAGGAAGAACATGGCTGCCTACGATGCTTTCTTGATGACATTGGTTCGTGCATTGCAGGTTGATGAGGCTGTCAAGTTCTTGAAGGTGATGAAGGACCATGACTGCTTCCCAGGTTTGAAATTCTTTACCAATGCTCTTGATATTATCATCAAGCAAAACGATGCGGCTAATGCTGTCATTTTGTGGGATGTCATGCTTGAGAGTGCCTTGGTAGTGCCTAACTTAGTAATGTACAATGCTGTCATTGGCTTGCTTTGCAATAACAATCAGATAGATCACGCCTTTCGCCTGCTCGATCAGATGGCGTTTCAGGGTGTTTTCCCTGACTCCCTCACTTATAACATTGTTTTTGAGTGTTTGGTGAGGAACAAGAAGGTTCATGTGGCCGAGAGGTTCTTCAACGAGATGGTGAAGAACGAGTACCCGCCCACCAGTACCAACTGTACCTCGGCCATTGCAATGTTCTTTGATCGTGATGATCCTGAGGCAGCGCAATCGATTTGGACTTACATGGTTGAGAATCATATTAAGCCGCTCAGTGATGCTGCCAATGAGGTGCTACTTGGTCTTTGTCAGCTGGGCCGGCTCTCGGAGGTGAAAAGGTCAGCGGAAGACATGCTGGATTGGAAGATCATGATATATGAGTCCACAATGGCAAAGTTGAAGGATGCATTCTATAGAGATAGTAGGACTGCGAGGGACAGATATGACAGTCTGTCCAGGAGGTGGAAAGCTCATGGCAAATTGTAA